Within the Pseudomonas sp. Bout1 genome, the region ACTACAGAGCCTAGTGGAAGCCCAGCGCATCGATGTATCGAAATTCAGGGCCTCGGTAACCCAGTAGACATGTCGGTAGCAACGGAGAGAAAAATGCACCAAACCATACCCAGCTGCACCTTCTTATCGCGCAGCGAGGCTGAAGCATACTCGCCAGGCCCTGACTGCCATCTGATATCGATATCTGATGGCCTTGAAGATCAGGCCTGCATCGACGAAGCACGCTGGAAGAGTGTGAGCTACCACCACTTCATTGATGCTGGCTTTGACGAAGAAGTCATTGAGATATACGGGCCAGATTTTGAGCGGAATTACGTCGATTACCTGCTCAGCAGCAAGGCTGATGTGCTGCGGGAGCGCATACGAGAAATTGCAGATCAGGGGGAATATATCGCTGTCAATTGCCACGCCGGCCGATCCCGCAGTGCAGCAGTTGCTTTGTATCTCAGCAAACATCATGGGTACCAACTGCATAAGCCGACCCCAGACGCAAACCAGTGTGTCTACCGGATGTTGGCCAAGGATGTTCACCTGATGGCGGCCTACCGTGCGGCAAGCACTCCAGCGGAACCAGAAGCGCCAAAGCGAAGCCTTCTCTCGGCAATCAAATCGCTGTTCTCCTGAGAGAGCAGAAGACCGCAGCGAGTCATGGTAAATTAGGCCCTGGGCAGCTTCATGGTAGAAGCTACGCTCCCAAGACACTCCTCCCCTCACCTGTCTCGTCTGTGGTGTCGCTGAAGCTGCCCATTTTATTTCCGAAGCCCGCCAGGCTTGCCCTAGGCGGGCTTTTCTTTGAGCAGCGCACTGTCGCTCAACCAGCAATTGGGTTTCCCTCTAGCCACCGTACTCTGGCCATCTTCGCGAACGATCAACATTCCTCAAGGCAAAGGACTATGACTGACCGCCCGATCACCGCCGCAGTCCTGGATAGGCTCTTAGAATCCTTGGATAGCGCACCTGTCGAGTGCGATGGGATGTGCAGGCTGGTTGCTACCCGGTTGGCTCAGGCAGGAATTCCCTACCAAGGCATGCTTGGCCAACTGCTCGTTGCTGGCCGGGCCGTTTCTCCCCACTACTGGATCGAGGTTGGGATTTACCGGGTCGACTACCGCGCCCGGATGTGGCTCGGCACCGATCCTGAAATTCCCCACGGCGTTTTTCCTCTGGATGGGAGGCCTTCAGCCCAATACACCGGCATCAGGGTGCAAATTGATCCCCTGCCCCCTTCTGTCTACGAAATCCTGATCATGCCGCCGCTTGGGGTCGGCCCTCCCGTAGCTCGTTGAGTCTGGTTGGGATTCCCAGCTCATGCCGTAGCCTGATGGCATCTCCTGGATAACTCGGATCGCCATATGTCTTACACCACCGCCACCATCACCGAACTGTTTGGTCTACGCGACAAGGTAGGCCTTACAACCGCTTCGGGCTTCAAAGCTCGTGTGCGCTTTGTTCAGCTGGCCTACCGCCACAATCTCGTGCATGAGATCACCAGCTACCAGTTGTGGGATCGT harbors:
- a CDS encoding dual specificity protein phosphatase family protein, whose amino-acid sequence is MHQTIPSCTFLSRSEAEAYSPGPDCHLISISDGLEDQACIDEARWKSVSYHHFIDAGFDEEVIEIYGPDFERNYVDYLLSSKADVLRERIREIADQGEYIAVNCHAGRSRSAAVALYLSKHHGYQLHKPTPDANQCVYRMLAKDVHLMAAYRAASTPAEPEAPKRSLLSAIKSLFS